The Pseudomonas parafulva genome window below encodes:
- a CDS encoding MaoC family dehydratase — MPHVPVTQLAQYVGKELGRSAWLKIDQSRINLFAEATGDFQFIHIDPEKAAQTPFGSTIAHGFLTLSLMPKLMEDILVLPEGVKMVINYGLDSVRFIQPVKVDSQVRLKVDLTEVTEKKPGQWLLKATATLEIEGEDKPAYVAEPLSLCFV, encoded by the coding sequence ATGCCTCATGTACCCGTCACGCAGCTCGCGCAGTACGTCGGCAAGGAACTGGGACGTTCCGCCTGGCTGAAGATCGACCAGTCACGCATCAACCTGTTCGCCGAGGCCACTGGCGATTTCCAGTTCATCCATATCGACCCGGAAAAGGCCGCGCAGACCCCGTTCGGCTCGACCATCGCCCATGGCTTTCTCACCCTGTCGCTGATGCCCAAGCTGATGGAGGACATCCTGGTGCTGCCTGAAGGGGTGAAGATGGTCATCAATTACGGCCTGGACAGTGTGCGTTTCATCCAGCCGGTCAAGGTCGACAGCCAGGTGCGGCTGAAAGTGGACCTTACCGAAGTCACCGAGAAGAAGCCTGGTCAGTGGCTGCTCAAGGCCACGGCAACGCTGGAGATCGAAGGCGAGGACAAACCGGCCTACGTCGCCGAGCCGCTGTCGCTCTGCTTCGTCTGA